GATGACCGAGCGGCTGCGACCGCTCGGCGTCAGGACGACGGCCGATCTTGCCGCCCTCCCCCCGGAGGTCGCGCGCGACGTGGGGACGGTGGTGCTGGAGCGGCTCGTGCGCGAGCTGAACGGCGTCGAATGCACCGATTTCGAGCCGGAGCCGCCCCCGTCCAAGGCGACCGCGGTGACCCGCTGCTTCGGTGAGCCGGTGCGCGAGGTCGCGGCGCTGCGCGAGGCGATGGTGCGCCGCGCGGTCCGCGCGGCCGAGAAGATCCGCGCGCAGGATCTCGCTGCCACCCGCCTGATCGCCTTTGCCCACGGAAGCCGGTTCAAGCCCAACGCGCCGTCCGCCTCGCGCATAGCGCGGCTGTCGCCGGCGACCAATGATCCGCGCGTGATCGGCGGTATGGCGGGCCGCATGGCGGATGTCATGTACGAAACTGGCGGCGTCTACACCAAGTGCGGCGTCATGCTCGAGGGGCTGGAGCCGATGACCGCGCACCAGGCCGACCTGTTCGCGGTGCCCGATCCGCGATCCCCTGCCCTGCTCGCCGCGATCGACGGGCTCAACGGGCGGTTCGGCCGCAACACGATGCGGCTTGCCTCCGAGGGCTTTGGCCAGAAGAGCTACGACACCAAGCGTGCTTTCAAGAGCCCGTCCTGGACCACGCGGATCGATCAGGTGCCGATCGCGCGGTGAGATCAATAGCGATAGCCTGCCTGCCGGCAGGCCGCTGCCAGCTTCATCACTCGCCCATCCTTCGCGCCGTACTGGCGCAACCGTGCGGAATAGCTGTCGCAATAGCTTTTCGCGCGAGCGGACAGTGGCACCCCGTTCGGACCTCGCGCGGTCGCCGCCCCGCCCCGTTCGGCATAGCCACGAGCAGTCGCTGACTGAACCTGGGTGCGCGCTTGCGCGCCCAGATCGACTGCGCCGGGCATGTCCTGCGCGCCGGCAGGGGTCGCGATCGCGAATATCCCGACCGTGAACACAGCAACCAGGCTACGCATTCGATGTTCTCCCTCGAATTTCCGTCAGGCCATCAACGATTTGGCGGCAGCATCGTGCCGGTCGCGGGAGCGATTATGGATACAGGCGGTTGTAGAGGTGATGAACACGTCGACCGTACCTTTCGCGCTCGCGGTCGATGACGTCCCGATCATCCTGATGGACATGACGCTGATCCTGGAGGACGCCGGCTTTCGCTGTCATGAGGCGATGGACGGCGATACCGCGATCGTGCTGCTGGAGGAGCAGGCCGACAACACCATCCTGCTGTTCTCCGATGTCGAGATGCCGGGATCGATCAACGGCTTTGCGCTGGCGCGTCATGTCGCACAGCACTGGCCCTGGATCGAGATCGTGATCGCCAGCGGCAATATCTGTAGGCGCTTGCAATCATAACGGCGCCTGCTCGCAAACAGCCAGATTTTCTGCTCACGCTATCTGCCACTGGCGCGTGGCAACCTGCTCAAATTATCTGCCAGTGTGCTCGCCATTATCCGGCGCTGCTTGCAAACGAGGCGTCATGCTCACGCTTTCTACCAGTGGGTTCTCCAAACCCGTCGCCGGCAGACGCTTTTGCGAAGCACGTTTTCAGAACAGTTCTGACAAGCGGCGGGCAGCAGAAATGCGGTGCGGTCATGGCCCGCCGGCAAGGTCGTCAGAAAGGAAGGCTTTTGCGAACAGCGGGTGGCGCATAGAGCGGGCACAGATATACGTTTACGACTGAACCAGTCGAAGCGCGCTGGCCGCGACCGTCCCGAATGGGATCAATGGTCGGGATAGGATTCTCTTCATGCCCCAGCCGGTATAAAGGAACCGCCCCGATCGTAGCGGCTGCGTCGTTATCCCGCCTACCCAACCCGTGGGCTCGACCTTCGGCCCAGCCGGGCCCGCCTCAACGTGGCCCGTCGACTGCGATGACCGCGGCGTCGTCTAGCTGGAACCGGCCAAAGTCGTCGTCGCCCCATAACGAACGCTCCAGCCGGCCGACAAGCCGGATCGGCTTCCCGGTCGGCATTGACCCATAAGGCAGCGAGTATTCATGGTTTTGCGTCGAGGGAGCCGATCATAGGCAGGAATACGGCACAACCCGTTTCCTTGCAGGAAAGATCAAGCACCAGGTTCTTCCCCGATCCGTCGTTCCGCCCAGCAAACGTCCACAGAAGGCTGCGGCGCTCGGGATAGTTCGGGTCGGCGACACGGTAGGAAGCTACGCCTGCGGGGCGGCCGTCGAGCGTGAGCTGATCCGCTTTGTAGTTGGTCCCGGAGCTCGCGATCGGCAGCGCCGATCCTCGGCCTGTCACTGTGAACATGCCTTCGTAGCCCGGCCCGCGCAGCAGGAACACCGGATCGTCTACCGGGTCCTTTCCCGCCTTCAGAGTCGCATCTGATGGAATGGCGACCGTGCAGCACGAAGGGATCCCGACCGACTTCCAGCCGGCCGGGACCTCGGGTTGCGGTGCGTTCGGCGAGCAGGACACTAGCAGCAATCCCGCTACCGACCACACCGCGACCCTCATATCACCGCACTCCGTAGGCGTTGCGAAGCGCTGTCGTCTCCGTCGAGCACGGGGTGCGACGCACCACGCCCGCCGGCTGACTATAGTGCATGACGCACGCCGTGTTGTTGGCTTCACCGAAGCCCAAAGCATGGCCGAGCTCATGCGTCATGGTCGACTCATAATCAAACGAGCCGGAAGGAGGGCTCGACCGAGTAGACGGGCAATGGAACCGCCCACCCGACTCATCGCCATAATACCAGAGGTAATCGGCCTTCACGATCACGTCTGCCTGGGTGATGGTCGATCCGCTGGTCCACAGGTTGGTCGACGCGAGGGCGGTCGAGTTGGTGGGATAGCCGTCCTCCACGGTCACGATCTGAGCCGTGGTCTCGGTCCCTCGCGTGGTGGTCAGGTTATTCGCCGCGTCCCACTGATAGTAGAAGCGCGACCCTTGAGCGTTCCAGTTGCTGACCGCTCGCCCGAGGGCAGGGTCGCAGCCCGCCGGCATGGCGATGTGCAGGTACACCGACTTGGTAGGGACATGTTCGCGGGCTTCCGGCCCAAGCCTGCCGCCACGCCGGAGAAGGCACCTACCCCGGATCGTGCTGGCGCGGCGAGCGGCGGCAAGCCGGATCAGGCCAGGGCGATCGAACGCTATGCGCGGGCGTCGGCCGACATAGGCCGGATGCGCGCGCAGGAGCTGCCGGTGCTGCCGCATCAGGAGAGCGCGTTGCGCCGCGCCGGCGAGGCGCTGGACCAGGTGCGGCCCGATGCTGCGCGCGACCTCGCTTCCGCGTTCCGTCGCGATCCTGGGCTGATCGGGCAGGCGGCGGAGGGCAAGACCGGCGGCGCGGTGCGCGCGATGGCCGAGGAGCGCCGGGTGCGGCTCGACTCCGACGCGCGCGCCGACCGGTTTGTGGAGAGTTGGCGGGGACTGGCGCGCGAGCGGGCAGGCGGCGACCAGGTCCGGGCCGAGAAGGCTACCACGCGCATGGGCGCGATGGCCGAGGGCCTGCGCCGGGACCCTGAGCTGGCGAAGGCGCTGGAGCGCCGCGCGCCCGAGCTGGAGCTGAAACTGGAGCGCGGCCGGAGCATCGAGAAATCGCTGGAGCAGTCGATCGGGATCGGCCGCGAGCGCGACAGGGGCATGAGCCTATAAGGGGATGACGTGTGACGGATGAAGAAGGGCCGAATGAAGCCGCACAGGCGTTCGAAGAGCTGCGCGCCGAGGTGACGCTGATGCGCCGTGCCGTCGAGCGGCTGACGGCCGAGCGCATGGAGGTGCCGGAACCGCCCGACTATTCCGAGACGTTAGGCGTGATCGCCAACAACATCACCGCCACCGCGCAGCGCGTCGATATGCTGGTCAAAAGCCCGATGCTGGCGATGACGCCCGAGCTATTGGCGGGACGGATCACCGCGGCGGCAAGCACGGCGCGCCAGGAAGACCGGCAGACGATCGCTACGGCGCGCACCGGCCTGGAGGACGTGACGCGCCAGCTTCACAGCTATGTCGTGTCGGCGCGGCGTGGCGATGAGCAGAACCGCTGGCTGATGTGGAGCGCGATCGGCGGGATTGTGGTCGGCATGATCCTGTGGGCGGTGTTCGCCGGCATTGTCGCGCGCGCCGTGCCCGCGAGCTGGCAATGGCCGGAGAAGATGGCGGCACGCTCGCTCGACCTGCCGATGTGGGAAGGCGGCCAGCGCCTCATGCGGGCAAGCGCGCCCGACGCTTTCGCCAACATCGCCGCGGGTGATCGAATTGTGACCGCCAATCGTGAGGTGCTGGAGGCGTGTCAGAAGCGCGCCAACAAGACAGGAAAATCGGTGCAGTGCACCGGCACGGTCGAGCCAGTAGGCAAAGAGGCTCGTAAGTGAGGGTAATCGTCTTGCAATCCGTATTACAAGGCAATACCAGAACATACATGGTACGCCGGAGAGGCATATGGCAGACGATATCGTTGTAACAGTGCGGGTGCCGAAGAAGCTCGCGCAAAAGGCACGGCAAGTTGCTGATAGTCGTGACGAAACAGTGAGTCAGGTCATCCGGCGAGGCTTGCGTGGCTATGTGGGTCGCGCGCCAAAATCGATTAAGAATGAGGACGCAGCCTAATGTCAGAATCCAAGCGCAAGGCGTCCAAGAAGTCACCGGATTATAGTCCGGCAGCTATGGATCTGTTGAACGTCGCAGGGGGCGGCAATTTCAGAACAGTACTGGCGGATCCGCCGTGGCAGTTTCAAAACCGTACCGGGAAGGTGGCACCCGAGCACCGCCGCCTAAACCGCTACGGGACAATGACGCTGGACGAGATTTGCGAGCTACCGGTGCAGGAGTGCGTTGCGCCAACCGCCCACCTCTACCTGTGGGTGCCTAATGCGCTCTTGCCGGACGGCTTGCGTGTAATGCGGGAATGGGGCTTTGAGTATAAATCCAACATCGTATGGCGGAAGATCCGCAAGGATGGCGGATCTGATGGTCGGGGCGTGGGATTCTATTTCCGCAACGTTACAGAACTGATCCTATTTGGCGTCCGGGGCAAGAACGCCCGCACGCTTGATCCGGGTCGGACACAGGTGAACTATCTTGAGAGCCGCAAGCGGGAGCACAGCCGTAAGCCTGACGAGCAATATCCGCTGATTGAGGAATGCAGCCCCGGCCCGTTCTTGGAGATGTTCTCGCGTGGAACGCGGCCGGATTGGACCGTATGGGGCAACCAGGCGGACGAGGAATATACCCCTTCCTGGCCGACGTATGCCCATCACTCTAGGGCTGGGCTGGTGGCGGAAGCGGCTGAATAGGCTCAGCAAGGATCTCCTGCTCCTCCTCGCCCTCGGCGATGGCGCCCACGTCGAGATGCTCATCGAAAGTGACGATTGAGCTGGGTAGTCCAATGAGGAGGAGCGGGCATGGATTGCCGACGCCGCGGTGCACGCGATCTTCTAGCTTTCGCCAATGGGTCGTGGCGGCCCCATATTTATCCTTCACGAAACTAAGCGACCAAGCGTCTGCAAAGGTCGCGCCGCCTGCTCGCATACGCCGAGCAACATCGGCCTTCTGCCGGGGGGTGGGCGTCAGTCCCAAAGATCCAAGGTCATCACTCGACTCCAGACCCCGCTCGGTTGCAAACCGGCGGACGAGCTGCACCATGTCGTCCTGTAGGCTCGATCCCCGCGTGACAATCACGCCAACGCTGATCGCCCCCTCCGCGTGCAGCCGCTTAAAGTTCTCCAGGTCGCGGTCGAAGAATGGATCCTTGTTGTTCCACTCGATTTCGAGCGCGATGACGCGGCCATCGGCGAAGGTACGGACATGATCGACCTCATGGGAGATCGACTCCCTTTGGACGCCGTTGATGCGCTTTTCGATCGTGAAATTGACCTTGTGCCAGCCCAGCTCGGCCAAGGCGCGCCGGAGACGCTGAGTGCCCTTTGTCTCGCCTCCACCCGAGCCGATGATCTCCTCAATTGGGATGGATAGCGCGCCGAGCGCCGCTTCCAACTCCCCGATCGCGTCGGGAAAATCGACGCTCAGGATGGCCGTGGCATGGCTGTGAAACTCAATTTGGAAGCCGCGAGCGGCCAGATCTTCAAACATGCTCGTCCAAGAGTCGCTTCTGATGCGCCCAGGTGCCATAGATTGCCGGGCTAGGGCGAGGCCCCTATGCTCACCGAGGCGATTGCGCACGAGAGGATTGGCCACCTATCCGACTTTGCCGGCAAGCGGGTAGAGCGGTGGTGGGTGGATGCCCTGTTTCTCGCACTAGATCGTCTCATTGAGGATAGGGAGCTGGACGGAGAGCGCGTCAGCCCTGAGCGCTACGGCTCCCTATTGGGGCGATCGAGCTTCGCCCAAATTGCGGGTGCCCGCAGCTTGGAGAAGGATCTTGCGACCAAGCACCTAGTCGCCCTCTACACCGCTTGTGGCGGTAGAGAGCGCTTTTCCGATCAGCACGTCCGTGAGCGGACGGAACTGACCATACCCGATGTTCAATGGTTTGCCGCTAACGACAATCGACCCCAGGGAGCTGTGCATCCCTCAAATCCACGGTTCACTACCCGCTCTGCTGAGGCCTTGGCGGGCGATTTTACATTGGAGGATCTGGGCTTCATCTTCGTTCCTTCGTCACTACGACGAAGCCCAGATCCTCCTTAAATCACAACCTCAAATCTGTGCCATTGGTGCTGACGGCGGACACGCGACCTTGGTGAGCTTCGAATCCGTGCCCGCGGACTTGAACGCGAACGCGGCCCCGGCTGCCGCGGTGCTGGCGACGGCCGCTCCAACGAGCACCTTCTGCTTCGTGTCCATCAGACTGTCCCTCTCTCAAGGGGCCGCGCGACCGACGTGTTCCTGCTCGTCCTCTCCTCATCACCAGCGGATGCAATCTTGAACGCCAAGATTTGTGCGCGGTGGATCTGGGGAGGCTCGGCGAACAGCGAAGCAGCGCTTCCGGATAGCGCCGTGCCGATTTCGCCCGACAGATGCGTCTCGCGCCCTGCCTCGTCGGCGAAGGTATCGAGGATGGCGAACCGAGTCTTTCCGAGACGCAGAGCGTACCACGACAGGGTGCCAGGCTCCCGCTCCACGGCCGATCGGGCTCCTTGGAGGAAGCGGGCAACCTCTTCCTCCGCACCGTCCCGTGCTTCAAGCGGAACATGCAGGGCCAAGCGCGGCAGGGCGTCCGCCGCCGGCACCTTGAGGGCGAGGATGTCGGCCGGCTCGATCTCCGGCAATCCGTTGAGGATGGTGAAGGTCTTCACGACCAGCGCCCGGCCGACCGTGCCGAACAGATGCTTCAGCCGGCCGGCATTGCCGGGGAAGGTATCGAAGATGGCGAAGTCGGCGGGGCCAAAGCGCAGCGCGTACCAGTGCCGCGTGTCCTGCTCATGCTCGACCGGCTCCAGCGCACCCCGGAGGAATTCAGCGGCATCTTCCTGGTGGGTCGGCCCGGCTTCAATGCCTACGAACAGTGCCTTGTGCATCTTTTCTCTCCTTGTTCCGATGGTAGCGCCTCGAGCTCCACGGAAGGCGTCCTGGGCCTAAATCATGGGAAGTTCGCGCGGCCGGGCGCCGACAGCCCGTTCGGCCAGGGCGACTTCCCCGGCCCGCGCACCCCTGGCGGGCGCGTGCTGGAGGAGATCGCGGCCAGCCACGGCGCGACCGCACGCCAAGTGGCGCTTCGCTTCCTGGTGCGTCGGCCATCGCTGTTCGCTATGGTCAACGAGTCCTGACCCTAGGTCTGCCGACATACTTGGTCGCAAGCTGATCGACACCGCCGCTACACGTGCTCCAAAGCGGCGGTGTCGATCGGCATCGATAAGCGTCCTGTTCCCGGTTATTCCGCCAATCAACCGTGCGGGCGCATAACAACCTTGATCACACCTTCTTCCTTGTCGCGGAATTTAGCGTACATTTCTGGCGCGTCTTCAAGACTGGCCGGGTGGGTGATCACGAAGCTGGGGTCGATCGCGCCCGCGACGATTTTTTCCAGCAACGGTCTAGTATAGCGCTGCACGTGGGTTTGGCCGAGCTTGATCGTTAGTCCTTTGTTCATCGCTGCACCGATCGGAAGCTTGTCACCCATCCCGACGTAGACGCCGGGCACGGAGACCGTGCCGCCCTTGCGGCAGCTCATGATCGCCTGCCGCAGGACGTGGACGCGATCAGTGGCGAGCATCATGCTTGCCTTCACCTTGTCCATGACCGCGTCCGCCGCCCCGTGCGCGGCCGCCTCGCAGCCGACAGCATCGATGCAGCTGTCGGGGCCCCGGCCCTTGGTTCGCGCCTGCAGCTCGTCGTAGACATCGGTTTCGGCGAAGTTAATCGTCTCAGCGCCACCGGCCTCCGCCATGGCGAGTCGCTCGGGCACCTCGTCGATCGCGATCACGCGGCCGGCGCCCATCATCAGCGCGGAGCGGATGGCGAACTGGCCGACCGGACCGCAGCCCCAGATCGCGACGGTGTCGCCATGCTCGATCTGCGCATTCTCGGCGGCCATGTAGCCGGTCGGGAAGATATCCGATAGGAAGAGGGCCTGCTCGTCGGTAACGTTGTCGGGAATCTTGATCGGACCGACATCCGCCATCGGCACGCGGAGATACTCCGCCTGACCGCCGCAGTAGCCGCCCAGCATGTGGCTGAAGCCGAACAGCCCGGCGGGCGAATGGCCCATCGCCTTGGCGGCCATCTCGGCGTTCGGATTGGTCCGATCGCAGGCCGCAAACAGACCCTTCTTGCAGAACCAGCAATCGCCGCAGCTGATCGTGAACGGCACCACCACCCGGTCCCCGATCTTGAGGTTGGTGACCTCGGACCCGAGCGCCACGACCTCGCCCATGTTCTCGTGGCCGAGGATGTCGCCGGCCTCCATGGTGGGCTGGTAGCCATCCAGCAGGTGAAGGTCCGACCCGCAGATCGCGCAGGCGGTTACTTTGATGATCGCATCGCGCGGGTGCTTGATCTCGGGATCCGCAACGGTGTCGACGCGGACATCGCCTTTACCGTGCCAGCATAGTGCGCGCATGTCGTTTCCTCATCTGAGTGCATGTCCCTGTCGTCAGGGCCATGTCTATGACGCTCAACGCCTTGAGCCGCGGCATGGGTCCCTGTCCATTTGATTCGTTTACATCAACGAGCGGCCGTAAAACGGCCGTACGGCCAGCGGGTTGAACGCAGACGGCATGCCCGGCTTGAAAGCCAGCAAGATAATGAAGTGGGTCGCCCAGGCCGTGCAGCCGGCCGACACGATGGTGATAGGTTCTCACAGGCTGCGCGTCTTCCGCCCTGAGCGTATGGCATGGTCGGCCAGGGCAAAGGACGCATAGATTCCGCAGAGGCAAACCAGGCCGGCGAGCAGCACCAACCACAGATCGTGGTCGTGCCGGACGCAGTCGAAAACCTGTACGACCTGGGAGTACATCATGCTCGGCTAACGGCAAGGCGTTAAGACATCTCCAACCGGCTCATATCGGCTTTCCCTGGCTGTGATCCAGGACCAAGGAAGCCGCAGTCGGGTTCTGCGCAGCCATGAACACTTACGTTGCCGAGCCCGCGCCTGTCGTCCGAACCGGCGACCATGCTCGACTGACATAACTTGATTTCGGTCCTCCGGGTCGGTTCCCAGTCGCTACAAAGATTTATGCCTCGCATCGCCGTGGCGCTGGTGGCATTAAGGGCATGATCGGAGGATTACGTCCATGGCACGCAAGAGCATCAAAAGCGACGCGGTGAAACTCAAGGGCGAGACGGCCAAGAAGGCACCGCCGCTGCCGGCGGGTGCCGACCAGCCGACGAACTATGCCGAGCAGCAGGGCCATGGCGGCGAAACCCGCCAGACGACCTCGGACGCGGCACTTACCATGACCACGCAGCAGGGCATCCCGATCGCGGACGCCCAGAACAGTCTCAAGGCGGGTCTGCGGGGCCCCACGCTGCTCGAGGACTTCATCCTCCGCGAAAAGATCTTCCATTTCGATCACGAGCGCATCCCGGAGCGCGTCGTCCACGCACGCGGCTATGGCGCGCACGGCGTGTTCGAGCTGACCGACAGTCTGGCCGACTACACCCGCGCCGACGTGCTGAGCACGGTCGGGCAGCAGACGGAGGTGTTCGTCCGCTTCTCAACGGTAGCGGGCAACAAGGGCTCGCGCGATCTGGCGCGCGACGTGCGCGGCTTCGCCGTCAAG
The window above is part of the Sphingomonas sp. JUb134 genome. Proteins encoded here:
- a CDS encoding BglII/BstYI family type II restriction endonuclease, producing the protein MFEDLAARGFQIEFHSHATAILSVDFPDAIGELEAALGALSIPIEEIIGSGGGETKGTQRLRRALAELGWHKVNFTIEKRINGVQRESISHEVDHVRTFADGRVIALEIEWNNKDPFFDRDLENFKRLHAEGAISVGVIVTRGSSLQDDMVQLVRRFATERGLESSDDLGSLGLTPTPRQKADVARRMRAGGATFADAWSLSFVKDKYGAATTHWRKLEDRVHRGVGNPCPLLLIGLPSSIVTFDEHLDVGAIAEGEEEQEILAEPIQPLPPPAQP
- a CDS encoding response regulator; the protein is MNTSTVPFALAVDDVPIILMDMTLILEDAGFRCHEAMDGDTAIVLLEEQADNTILLFSDVEMPGSINGFALARHVAQHWPWIEIVIASGNICRRLQS
- a CDS encoding MT-A70 family methyltransferase, with protein sequence MSESKRKASKKSPDYSPAAMDLLNVAGGGNFRTVLADPPWQFQNRTGKVAPEHRRLNRYGTMTLDEICELPVQECVAPTAHLYLWVPNALLPDGLRVMREWGFEYKSNIVWRKIRKDGGSDGRGVGFYFRNVTELILFGVRGKNARTLDPGRTQVNYLESRKREHSRKPDEQYPLIEECSPGPFLEMFSRGTRPDWTVWGNQADEEYTPSWPTYAHHSRAGLVAEAAE
- a CDS encoding DUF6118 family protein; translation: MTDEEGPNEAAQAFEELRAEVTLMRRAVERLTAERMEVPEPPDYSETLGVIANNITATAQRVDMLVKSPMLAMTPELLAGRITAAASTARQEDRQTIATARTGLEDVTRQLHSYVVSARRGDEQNRWLMWSAIGGIVVGMILWAVFAGIVARAVPASWQWPEKMAARSLDLPMWEGGQRLMRASAPDAFANIAAGDRIVTANREVLEACQKRANKTGKSVQCTGTVEPVGKEARK
- a CDS encoding zinc-dependent alcohol dehydrogenase; the protein is MRALCWHGKGDVRVDTVADPEIKHPRDAIIKVTACAICGSDLHLLDGYQPTMEAGDILGHENMGEVVALGSEVTNLKIGDRVVVPFTISCGDCWFCKKGLFAACDRTNPNAEMAAKAMGHSPAGLFGFSHMLGGYCGGQAEYLRVPMADVGPIKIPDNVTDEQALFLSDIFPTGYMAAENAQIEHGDTVAIWGCGPVGQFAIRSALMMGAGRVIAIDEVPERLAMAEAGGAETINFAETDVYDELQARTKGRGPDSCIDAVGCEAAAHGAADAVMDKVKASMMLATDRVHVLRQAIMSCRKGGTVSVPGVYVGMGDKLPIGAAMNKGLTIKLGQTHVQRYTRPLLEKIVAGAIDPSFVITHPASLEDAPEMYAKFRDKEEGVIKVVMRPHG
- a CDS encoding Y-family DNA polymerase codes for the protein MWAIADVSNFYCSSERVFDPSLRDKPLIVLSNGDGCAIARSEEAKALHIKMGAPMFKIRDIVREHGIQYRSSSYELYADMNRRFNQVLAEHSCTVEVYSIDESFFRLPVLPNGLGDVAAAHRVIAAVKRATGLPIRIGLGPTRTLSKVANALAKASEKVWKGVVDLHDIELRRRLFAQWPVEEVWGIARAMTERLRPLGVRTTADLAALPPEVARDVGTVVLERLVRELNGVECTDFEPEPPPSKATAVTRCFGEPVREVAALREAMVRRAVRAAEKIRAQDLAATRLIAFAHGSRFKPNAPSASRIARLSPATNDPRVIGGMAGRMADVMYETGGVYTKCGVMLEGLEPMTAHQADLFAVPDPRSPALLAAIDGLNGRFGRNTMRLASEGFGQKSYDTKRAFKSPSWTTRIDQVPIAR
- a CDS encoding putative quinol monooxygenase — its product is MHKALFVGIEAGPTHQEDAAEFLRGALEPVEHEQDTRHWYALRFGPADFAIFDTFPGNAGRLKHLFGTVGRALVVKTFTILNGLPEIEPADILALKVPAADALPRLALHVPLEARDGAEEEVARFLQGARSAVEREPGTLSWYALRLGKTRFAILDTFADEAGRETHLSGEIGTALSGSAASLFAEPPQIHRAQILAFKIASAGDEERTSRNTSVARPLERGTV